The sequence below is a genomic window from Sulfitobacter sp. DSM 110093.
CTCGACTGGCGGGCCCTTTATGGTCCAGGCGATAGCAGCATTTCGCTTCCAAGCTATGCTTGGGATACTGACCGGTATTGGGCGGATTCCGAGGATTCAAGCTACCAACTCTTCACCTGCGCCGATCATCCTCTTCTGGGGCTACGTACCCGGGGACCAGCAGATGTTTGGGTTCAAGACATCAACATATCCTCCCCCTCTTTTCTTAAAGATCACCGCTATGTGGGAGAGGCATTGTTTCCAGCCGCCGGGTATGTGGATGTTATGCTGGCTGCAGGGCAGGTTTTGTTTCCCGACAAAGTGCTCGAGCTGGAAAACGTTGGCTTTCATAAGGCGCTATTTTTACCTCCTCAGGGGACGGTACAGCTGCAAACGGTCTTTGTATCCGACCGCGGTCGGATCGAAGTAAGCAGCCGGTTGCGAAACAGCAGCGAAGAATGGGTGTTGCGCGCCAGCGCGGTGTTGCGCCCAGTGGATGTGGCCCCACCTGGGAAACTGCAGAAGCTGCATCAAGAGGATGCAAAACTGCGCACCCCGGACATTTCTGCGTTCTACGAAGGGTTAGAGAATGCTGCTGCTGTCACATACGGTCCCGCCTTTGCTACGATTCAAAACCTTGTGGTAGACAGCGATCGCGGCGTTGGCGTGATTGCCGCGCATGAAAGTTGCCGGGCGACTTTAGATAAATATGTGGCCCATCCGGCGCTTTTAGATGGATGTATGCAGACCCTATCGGGGCAGCTTTGGGTCGATAGCGACGTGGCGGCCGAGCATCAGCTCGCGCTGCTACCTACCGGAATTGCACGGGTACGGTGCTATGGTCGTCTGCCTGCGGATGTCACCGCGAACATATCCATTGGGGAGGGCATCTCCTTTGAGCAAGGGCGCGGTAAAATAGATATTGCTGGGGCCGATGGCACTATTTTGTTGAGCGTTTCGGGCTTGAGAGCCAAAGAGATGCCCCAGGCCTCCGCGGTCCAGGAAGACGTGCAAACGCCGCCTGACTTTATTGTCGAGGAACTCGATTTGGTCGATCTGGATCTGAGTTTGAAAGAGACGCCTGGGCGCTGGCTCGTCTTGGGGGAGCAAACAGCGCAAACCGTAGGTCTTATCGAGGCGCTGCAAAAGCAAGGCGCAGATGTTACCCGCTTGGGTCATGATACGCTTGGCGAGGATATCACGGATGCTTTGGCCGATCTCCTCATGCCTGCTGCCAGCAAAGATGATGCAACTCTTGCTATTGAGGGCGTTGTTTTTGCTTGGCCGCTGTCTGCACCGGATTTAGCCGAGGATTGCACACCGGCTGAGATCTATGATGCTGTGCGCGGACCGGTACAAACGCTTCTTGAGATGGGGGTTGCGCTGCATGACATACGGGGGCTTCACGCCTTACCGCGTATCATTATTGCGACCACAAACGTGCGCCCGACTGCTGAAAGCTGTTTGACACCCTCCAGTGTGGCGGGTGCTTCCGTGATGGCCACAATGCGCACCCTTTCAACAGAGCTACCCGAACTTAACTTCCGCCATATCGATGTATCCAAGGGGCACAGCGACATGGAAGCGCGGCTGGCGTCAGCCATTTTGTGCCCGATGGAAGAGACCGAGATCGCACTGCACGGAGACGCGATTTATGCTGCGCGGCTAAAAGTGCGAGCACGCGATGACCTCCCGCAGCGTCAGCTGACCATCGGAGCAGAAGATGCGCACAATTTTAAAGTCACCATGCCCCAGCCTGGGGTCATTGACCGGCTAGATCTTTTTGAATGCCCTCGCCACCCTCTGGGGGCGGATGAGGTCCGCATTAAGGTGCGGGCAGTTGGGTTAAATTTCAGAGACATCATGGCAGTGACGGCCTTGTTGCCAGAAGATGCGGAAGCAGAGCCTGCTTGGCAAAACCTGGGGTTAGAGTTTTCTGGAGATATTGTCGAAGTAGGCGAGAAGGTCACAGCTTTTGCCCTGGGAGACAGGGTTATGGGTATGGGGCGCAATTGCTTGCAGCGTTTTCTTGCGATCAGCGCGGAGGGGTTGATCCCGATGCATGATGCTTTGGATTATGATGCTGCAGTCACAATCCCTTCAGCTTTCGCGACGGCCCATTATGCCCTCAAAGAGGTGGGGCGGTTGTCTGAAGGTGACAAGGTTCTGATCCATGTGGCTACAGGTGGCGTCGGGTTGGCCGCGCTTCAGATTGCTCAAGCCGCAGGGGCAGAAGTGTTCGCAACCGCAGGCAATGACGACAAACGTGCCTTGCTACGCGAGCGAGGTGTCGCGCATGTGATGAACTCGCGCAGCCTCGATTACGCAGATGAAATCATGGCGCTTACCCAAGGCACAGGGGTGGATCTGATCCTGAACTCTCTACCGGGAAGCAATATTGATAAAGGGCTAGACATCCTCGCCCCTTACGGTCGGTTTTTAGAAATCGGCAAACGTGACGTCTATGCGGATCATGCGGTGGGTATGAAGGCCATGCGCCGCAATCAGTCCTTCAATATCATCGATCTCGCCGCCATGGGTACGGAGCGTCCCGAGCTTCTAGCAAGTCAGATGCATGCCGTCATGAGCGATATTCGCGAGGGCCGCTTGCTGCCACTGCCCACAACTAACTTCCCCCTTTCAAAGGTGCGTACCGCCTTTCGCTATATGTCTCAGGCGCAGCATGTGGGCAAAGTGGTGGTGACCTTTGATGAAGAGACGTTTGTCGTCCGCGAAGACCGCGACAAACCAATCACCTTTCGAAAAAATGCTAGCTATCTGATCACCGGCGGGACACGGGGTTTCACCTTGGCGATGGCTGACTGGATGAGCCGCCAGGGAGCGGGTCGGCTATTACTTGCATCTCGGTCAGGGCGGCTGGCAGAAGAAGACAAACCGCTTCTTGAAGCAATGCGCGCGCGTGGCACAGACGTGCGCGAGCAAGTGCTAGATACGACAGATGCCATCGCCGTTCATGATGCCGTACTGACGGCTGCTGGCGATCAAGACAAGCCCCTTGCGGGCATCTTACACGGTGCTGCGGTGATCAAGGACACTCTGATCACCATGATGACGCCAGAAGTTCTGGAGGCGGTTCTAGGGCCTAAAGTCATTGGCGCTTGGGCTTTGCATCAAGCAGAGCAAGCCCTCGATGAGCCTCTTGATTTCCTAATAAGCTTCTCTTCCATATCCCAAACTTTTGGGGCCATGGGGCAAAGCAACTATGTCGCGGCGAATGGCTTTCTGTCCGCTTTGGCGGACTATCGATCGGCGCGTGGTAACCAGGGCGGTACGATAGACTGGGGGGCTATTGCAGATACGGGCTTTGTGGCGCGCGACGAGCAGTTGGCAAGTTATCTTGAGACCTCGGGAATGGCTGGGCTTTACACGGCAGAGGCCGAGGTTGCGCTTGGCACTCTTTTGCGAACCGGGCTGGGGCGGATTTGCTATGGGCGTGGAGACTGGGAGAAAGCGGGTCGAACCAATATAGCGCTCTCACGTGCACCGCGGTTTGCCAGTATGATCAGTGGCAGAGGGCGGGATGATAGTGATCTGGCCAAACGCTTGTCTTCGCTCACGGGCGATGCGCTTGTCGCTGAGATCGCAGGTTTCGTGACAGCCACCTTGTCCGATCTGCTTAAGGTTAGCCTGAGCCCGGACGATCTGGATATGCCCATGAGCGAAGCGGGGTTGGACTCACTCTCCTCATTTGAGCTCAAAATGCGGTTGGAGACAGAACTCGGCGTCTCCATCATGGCGTCGCATTTCCTCAAAGCCCCCACGGTGGGAGAGCTCTCAAAGGTGTTGGCGCATGAGTTTGAAGCCCATCAAGCGCGCCTCGCAGACAATACAGAAGATGGAAAGGATGAAGGGCAGGGGGCATCTGCAGCCATTTACCAAAAACGTGCATTTACAGATGGGCAAGCCGGTATGATTGCTACAACGCTGGCGCGGTTCAGCTCAGCGTCAACACGCCGTGCGTTTGAACATCGCTTGGTGTTTGATGCACCTGAAGGCGTAGAAAGCGGGGATCTGCAAAAAGCAATTTATGCTACATTCATGCAATTCCCTTTGATGGGTTTGACATGCGATATCCCGCGGGGCTCTAAACCTAACTTTGCTCTGGGCGAAGCCCCTCAGCTGACCAGCGGACATTTGAAACCTGAAGAACTTCTGGATGTGGCGCGAGGCGAATTGCTGCGGTTTGGCCAGATCGCCAAAGAATCCGGACTGCAGGTACAGATTGCGATGCATGCCGCTTTGGGCGACGCGCAGGCATTAGAGTTTCTAAAAGACGCACTTTGGGCTGAGCTTTGTGCCGCGCCCACTGCGGTAATTCCTGGCAAGTTTGATGCCTCAGCCCATCTTAGCACGCTTGCTTATCATGCAGACACGCCCCAAGGGCTTCGTGATCGATCCTTTTGGAGCCATGTTTTACGCAAAGTACCGGGCCCAGTGGCCTTTAGTAACCGCGGGCGTGCTTTGGGGCCTGAAGCCATGGGTCGAGATCATGGAGCTGCACAGGTAAAGGACGGTCATCTAAAGAACACCTTGTCGGAGGCGGATATGTTGCTGGCCTACGCAGGTGCTCTGCAAAAGGCCAAAAACGGGGCGCAAGCCGTTGTGATCGCAAGAGATGTATCAGCTCGTCCGTCGGGCATGGCCGAAGGTTTTGGCCCCTTTACGGCCACTTTGCCGATCATCGTTCCAGTCAATGAACGCAATGAGTGGGAGGCCGCAGACTTCAAGCGCATTCTGTCTGCGAGCAATGATCACATCGCTTTTGATGTATTCAACGCAGCAGAGGAATTCGACGGGCGACTTCAGGCCTCAGGAGCACGTCTGAACCAGATCGGCTTCGCCTTGCAAAACCAATTGCCACCTTCACGCGACGGCGCCACATACAACGATGTACGGCTAGATGTGGCGGCCAACGAAAAGGGGACATCCTATCAATTTACCTTTGATAGCGCGGTGGTCACAGAGGTAGAGCAGCAAGCTATTATCGCTGCGTTTGAAGCACAACTGGAAGGCATGCTGGTTTCTCCGAACCGTGCGCCGGTAGATGCCGTGGTTGCAAGCTAGCAAGCATGAAAATACCTATAAAAATGCCCTCTGCAGCTATGAAGACGGCCGGCACTCATGCGTGTTAAGCACAAGGCGCATGAGGGTCGCTTAAGCACGCGTCGGATCGCACATTATATCGTCACCCATGATGTGATGTTTTTCATGCTGGGAGCTGTGATCTTACTGATCGCCAGCCTCGGCCTGCTACGCTTAAGCTTTTCCAGTGATAACCGTGATTTTTTTGGTGCAAGCAACCCAGATATAAACGCTGTTCTCCAACTCGAGGATACCTATTCAAAATCTGACACGCTGATTTTCGCCGTCGTGGGCGAGGAAGATATATGCACACCGCAAGGTTTGACGCGGCTGAGAGCCTTCACCGAAGAAGCTTGGTTGCTACCTGATGTGTTGCGGGTGGATTCTGTAGCCAATTTTAACCACAGCTATGCAGATGGCGATGATATCATCATCGAGCCATTGCTCTCCGAAGATACCGATTTGGGCCCGGAAGATGCGCAACGAGTCAAAGACATCGCATTGACGTCGACTGAGTTGGTGCATCGCTTGGTCGCGCCTGATTGCAATGCTTTTGGCATCTTTATTGACCTTGTCCCCTCTGAGAATGCGTCAATCGACCGATTGGACATGGCAGAACGTGCGCGCGCGCTAAAAGCCGACTGGCAGGCACGCGCCCCTGACTTGAATATACATGTCAGTGGCGGGGTCATTGGGGGTGTCTCCATCAATGAGGCGGCGCAACGGGATATGCGCCAACTGGTGCCCCTGTCCTTTGCGGTGGTGACGCTTTTGATGTTGCTGGGATTAGGCACGATCAGCGGATGGCTGGCAACAACCCTTGTGACCTTAGGCGGCACGCTCGCGACCTTAGGCTTTGCTGGTTGGATGGGCATCGCGCTTATCCCTGCTACGGCAACCAGCCCATTGGCCGTCATGGTGTTGATTACGGCGTCTTGTGTGCATGTGGTCTTGGGATGGGCGCGCCGCATGGCACAAAATCAAGATCGCTTGCGAGCGACTTATGAGGCGGTGGAAGAAAACCTCACCGCAGTGTCAGTCACCAATATTACGACCGCCATCGGGTTCTTATGTTTGAACTTCTCTGAATCGCCTCCCCTGGCCCAAATGGGAACTATCGTGGCCTTTGGCATTGTTGTTGGCTGGCTGCTCACAGGAATGTTCTTACCGTTGATTTTGCGGCGGGCCCCGGCTTTGTGTTTCAAACCAGTACATATTCCTGGGCATCAATTGGAAAAGCTTGCGTCTTTTGCCCTGCACAAGCGTGGATTGGTGAGCCTATTTGGCCTCGCGACGGTGCTTGCTTTACTCGGCCTCTCCCAGATCCGGTTCAACGATAGCGCGCTTCGATACTTCGATGAGAGTTTTAGCTTCCGTACGGATAATGATGCCATTGAGGAGCATCTAACTGGTATGGAGAGCGTGCATTTTTCCTTTCAAGCGCCGGAAGGTCACAGTGTTTTCTCTCCAGAGTTTTTGAGCCGTGTCGACAATTTTACAAACTGGGTGCGCACGCAAGATAAAGTCCTTTTTGTAGGCACGGTAACAGACGTCTTGAAACGACTTAACCAAACCTTGGATGGGGGGGCGCAAGACAGCTATCAATTAGCTCCGACACAGCAGGGCAATGCCCAAGCTATGATGCTATACGAATTGTCGCTGCCCGTTGGGCAAGACATGAACCAGATGATGAATATTGACCGGAGTAAAACCCGTCTGACGGTGGTCCTACGCGGGGCGGATGGTCAAGATATTGCTCAATTTGCGCAGCGTTCTGAGGCTTGGTTGCGCGAGAATGAGCCCCAAATCGCGACTGATGCCGTAGGGGTCGGGGTCGCGTTCTCCAAGCTCACACAGCGCAACAATCAGGCAATGATCTATGGTATGCTAACAGTACTGGTGTTGGTCTCGGCCTTGATGACGTTGTCATTGCGAAATCTACGCTTGGGGCTGATCAGTCTTGTGCCAAATGTTGTGCCTGCCATTCTCGCTTTCGGCCTGTGGGGGTGGCTGATCGGCGATGTCAATCTGGGGTCTACTGTGGTGACAACCATGACCTTTGGCATTGTTGTGGATGATACGGTGCACATCATGATACATTACAACCGTCATCGTCGCCGTGGTTTGGACCGCGAAGCCGCCTTACGTCTGACGTTTCGGACCGTAGGTACGGCTCTCATGGTCACGTCTGTCGCAATCAGTAGCGGGTTCTTTATCATGACCCAGAGCGGTTTTTTGATCAACCAGCACCTTGGAGGCTTAACGACCATTGTTATTGTGCTGGCGCTCTTCACAGACCTAATCTTGTTACCTGCCGTTCTCGAAAGGACAAAGCTATGATATTCAAGAAATTGCTTATACCGCTTGTGATTATCTGCTCGAGCGCTGCTTCGGGATTTGCACAAGACGCGCAAAAAGGACAACAGATTGCACAGCGTGCAGAAGCTGCCGGAAACGGCTATGGTGACTTTGCTGTGCAAGGGGATATGACCTTGCGCACGGCAGGGGGCGCCACCAGTAAACGCCGCTTTGCAGCAAAGAACTTAGAGCTAAACGGCGGTCGTGCCACACGCTACATGATGGTGTTTGATTGGCCGGGTGATATCCGGGGAACAGCTTTGCTTACCCACTCATTCGACACCAAACAAGACAGCCAATGGCTGTACCTCCCTGCCGCAAGCCGGGTGAAGAAAATATCTGGGAGCGGACGTTCGGGCTCATTCGTCGGCAGTGAGTTTTCCTATGAAGATATGGTCGAGCAAGATGCATCCAGCTACCGGCATGTGTGGCTAAGGGATGAAGCCTGCCCCAATGGCGCGGGCACCTGCCATCTCTTGCAACGGACCCCCGTCTACAAATCAGGATACTCTCAGCAAGCAGTATGGATAGATACAAATGCTCTGCGATATCAGCTGATTCAGTACTACAATCGCCAAGGGCAGCTGAATAAAACGCTCACCATGAAAAATTATAAGAAATACAAAGGCCGTTTTTGGCGCCCGTCACAAATGACGATGGTCAACCACCTGACTGGGAAGAGTACAACGTTGAACTGGAAGAACTACCGGTTCAATATAGGGCTTCAACCCAATCAACTGACCCGGGAGGCTATGACCCGCGCGCAGTGAAACGGCTTTTTTAAATGCTTCTGCCTCCTGGGTGATATGTCCCGGGCAGCGCTCAAAGGTTTGTTTGCAAAGCATCACGCGAGTAGATACGGCGACGCAGCAGCGCAGTGGAAGGCTAATATGAATAAAGTGCTCGTAACCGGCGGCGCCGGATATATTGGCTCGCATGCGTGTAAGGCATTGAAAGCTGCGGGCTTCACACCTGTTACTTTTGATAATCTCGTAACCGGGTGGCGCGACGCGGTGAAATTCGGCCCGTTTGAGCAAGGTGATCTACTGGACCGAGTGCGACTGGATGAGGTGTTCGCCAAACATCAGCCGATTGCGGTGATGCATTTTGCAGCACTTAGCCAAGTGGGCGAGAGCATGAGCCAGCCCGGCCTCTACTGGCGCAATAACGTCGGCGGATCACTGACGTTGATTGAAGCAGCCGTAGCGGCGGGCTGTAAGCAGTTTGTTTTTTCCTCCACTTGTGCGACCTATGGCGATCAAGACAATGTCATCTTAGACGAAAACAGTGCCCAATACCCGATCAACGCCTATGGCGCATCGAAACGTGCGATTGAAGATATCCTACGTGATTTTGAAGCTGCGCATGAGCTGCAGCATGTGATCTTCCGCTATTTCAACGTGGCCGGGGCCGACCCAGAAAGCGAAGTGGGCGAGTTCCACCAGCCAGAGACACATTTAATCCCACTGATGCTCGATGCTATCGCCGGAAAACGTTCGGCGCTGACGATCTATGGTGATGACTATGCCACGCCCGACGGCACCTGCATTCGTGACTATGTGCATGTCTGCGATCTGGTTGACGCACATGTCTTGGGCCTGAAATGGCTCCAATCCGACAAAGGCAGCCGGGTGTTCAATCTTGGTACCGGCAGCGGTTTTTCGGTGCGCGAGGTCCTAGATCACAGTCGTGCAGTAACCAATCAAACGGTCCCCCATCACATTGGCGCGCGCCGCCCGGGCGATTGCACCAAGCTGGTGTCAGGCTCTTTCCGCGCGGTCGAGGAACTGGGTTGGCAGCCCAAGCGCTCAACGCTGGAACAGATGATTTCCGACGCTTGGCGGTGGCATCAAACCGGCCACTACAGCGGGTGACCGTAGCCGCCCTCGAGCATGTCTGCGCGAAGGTCGGGAGAAACAGTGTGCAACAGAGTGCCTTCAAGCCCGCGGTTTTGATCTGGTCACGGTCTTCGAACAACATCTGGCCCGCGGCATGTATGAGGCTGCAAACGAGGCCGGATACATGTCAGCACCCAGTGACGCGCCCAAATAAGGCCTGGAGATACCTCTTGTGCCAAGGGCGGATATACAACATGCCCCCCTTCAGGTCGGCCCCAACAAGCCAATAAGCATCGCTTTTGCGTGTTCCTAAACACACAAGCTCAATAATTGCGACCTAGGCACCCTCCAATTTGTTTTCAAATTGAATAGAACCGTTCATCAAGTGTGAGACCGGGCATTCTTGGATGGGCACTTCGATGCGCAGAATACTTAAACCCTGGAAAGTTGGGATCTGCGGCCTTGGCGTTGCGCTGGCTAGCTCTGCAACTGCGCAAAACATTACGTTTGAAGGGGAGGCGGGCCTGATCGCTCGTAGCTTCCTGCATGACGGAAAATTGCCCGAACAAAGTACGCAGGGGACTCACACAATTGCCAGCCTCCGGCTTGCTGCGTCCGGAGATCTCTCTTTCGGGCGATGGGTGACCGAGCTGAACGGCAGTAACGATCTGCGCCTTGGCACCCAGTCATTTGATGTAACTAAAGCCTATGTCGAAGGGCGCGCGGGCAGGCTTCGGTACCTGATTGGCAGCGATGTCGTACACTGGGGCGTGACTGAAGCAGCAAACCCGGTCAACATTATCAATCAGTACGGCTCGTTTTTCGAGACAGACGAAGAGCAGCGGTTAGGCCAACCGATGGCCGTCTTATCTTTTGACACGCAAACCTATGGGTCATTTAGCTTCTTCGCACTCGCGGGCTTTCGAGAGCAGGACTATGCGACCGCCTCTGAGCGGCTGCGCTTTAACGCGGTTCCTGACGATAATCGCACCATGTTTGAAGACAAAGATGACCTAGATATCGCCCTGCGTCACACCCATACGTTCAGTTTTGCGGAAGGGTCATTGGACTATGGTCTTTCGTTTTTCTCAGGTACGGACCGGCAACCAGTCTATTTACCTGGCTGCTCATTTCGCTCCTCCACTGTTTCTGAAGCAACCTGCACGGCGATCAATGCAGATATTCGCGGCGCATATGAAAATTTAGGGCAGGGGAGTGACGACCCTTTGGCGCAGCAGGTCTTTGACGCGGCCAATCCTGCTACGCAAGGTTTTTTAGCTTCCGGTGATAGTGTCGGTTCAATTGCTTATTATCAAAACATTCACCAAGTCGGGCTTGAGCTGGCTTATACTACTGGTGACTGGCAGCTGAAGTTTGAAGGCGCGCAGAAATTCACCGATCGGGAGGATTACTTTTCCGGAGTGGTCGGCGCAGAATACAGCTTTGGAGATGCATTTCGGACAGGAGGCGACCTACGCGCGGCCGCCGAGTATATCTACGATGGGCGGTCCAGCCGGCAACCCCAGACGTTCTTAGACAACGATTTGTTCGCTACAATACGGTATGATTTTAATGACTTCAGGGATACAACGATTGCTATGAGCGGGCTCTATGATGTCCATACAGATAGCAACGTCCTAAACGTAAACCTGTCGTTCCGTTTGTCCGATAGCGCCCGCATGGAGCTCTCTTCGACCTTTGTCGATGCCGATGACCCAGAAGATCCATTGACGTCTCTGGATGGGGATGACTTCTTTGAGCTGGGCGTTAAGTACTTTTTCTAATACCAGCCTCTAAAAACTTCTGCGGTATTGCTTAGTGTTTTCGCTCAGGCGGCGCGGCTTTGGCCTCCCAATTTTTTATATAATACTCGCGTGCCTCGTCGATAAGGCCGTATAACTCGACGTATTTTATCAGCGCTTTTTCCAAGAGCTCTATCCGTTCCTCTTCACTCATAATTCGTAACTCTCTGGTTTCCAGTAGTCCATATATCCCTAACAGTTGCGGGCCGCCTTTGGTAAGCTACTTAAGCGCGCCAGGTGTATTTTATCCTAGGCACTCAGTCTCTTTGCGCTCAAAGCCACTTTAACTTTGCGTTATAATGTAATGTAATTTAACGGTTTATAGGAAAATGCGCTCCCTTCAATTCAATCGCGGTGCGTTGGGGCGCCAAGTCGCAAAGACAAACATGGCTGAGAATTTCGGGCGCACCGATAGTACCGATTTCTATCCGAGTGGGGCAGCCCTGCCGACCCCTTCTACGCACAACAAAAGCCGAATTTCACCGTGCATGCCCTGCAATACCAGTTTAGAGATTGAGCATAGGAGAGCCAAATGCGTATTTTAATTGCGGATGACCACAACTTGCTGATGGACACACTTATAATGTTCTTCCAAACGCAGAGCGATATTGAGGTAACCGTCGCCTCAGACCTGCCATCCGCCTGCAAAATGATTGTAAATGACTTGCCCTATGATTTGATTTTGCTGGATTTGAATATGCCGGGCATGAACGGTTTGGAAGGCTTAAAGCATGCACTATCGCTTGAGGGAGGGCAACGAGTAGCCCTGCTTTCTGGTGAAGCGACCCGAGAAATCGTGGAAGAAGCTTTGGAAGCTGGGGCCGCAGGGTACATCCCCAAAACCTTGCCTGCAAAATCCATGATTAATGCTGTCAAGTTCATGGCGATGGGCGAACAATATGCCCCGTTCGACTTCATAAACGCATTAGAAGATACCCCCGTTCACCCGTTGATCGAAAAACTCTCGCCCCGTGAACTGCAGATGCTGAAAGGCCTGACTGAAGGTAAGACTAATAAAGAAATCGGGCGAGACCTTCATATTACCGAGCCGACGGTTAAGCTGCACATGAAGACGCTCTATCGCAAAATTGGGGCTGCGAACCGCACGCAGGCGGCACTTATCGCACGAGAGATAGAGCTTTTCTAACAATCCTATCGACTAAGGCTAAGGCGAAACGATGGAGAGCGGGGCAGGTGGATTTCTGAGATGAGATCGCCATACTATCGCGCCGAGACTGGCCGAGCCATTAAACCCACTTCATGGTTCGGATAAGAGCTCAAGCTCCATCCAAAACACTGACCCCTCTCCCTCCACAGAGCTGAAGCCGACATTTCCACCAAGCAGGTCCATTAGTTGCTTTGTGATGTTCAATCCAAGACCACTGCTCTTGTTTGCGCCCGTTGTACCGGGATTGATCTGGTGGAAGGCGCTGAAGATATCATTCTGTCTCTCTATAGGTATGCCAATCCCATGGTCAGCCACTTCAATCCGGGCTTTGTGCCCAATCCGCTGCAGGCGGACGGTGACCACATCCCCTGAAGATGTAAATTTTGCGGCATTGGAGAGGAAGTTGCTCAAGACCTGAGAGACACGCGC
It includes:
- a CDS encoding type I polyketide synthase — encoded protein: MPFAANDSTKPHNSTKIAIVGMAFRFPGAEDNPDSLWQMLCEQGTGIVEIPNERFSTEKFYDSNPETLGKSYTKWAGILPQIDQFDPKFFGLAPREAASMDPQQRLVLQAVYGALENAHIKMDDVVSQRTGVFVGVSQSDYKTIREMNTADEEKYAGTGYAMSIVANRVSHRLNLTGPSVSVDTACSSSLVALDEGVRHLQAGSCDMAFVSGVNVIAHPGAFVAFSKAGMLSPTGQLSAFDKTANGYVRGEGVGALLLKPLDAAMRDGNRIHAVIEATAVNQDGQTGTMTAPSPEAQIDVIEQLFAKSGRVPSEVGYAEAHGTGTPIGDPIEAGSIGQAIGRRIPDRKLYIGSIKPNVGHLESAAGMAGIIKAVLSLQKGEIPPNRRFDDPNPAIPLDALNLEVPRNITPFPAVGGERRAIVNSFGFGGTNASTLIASAPSTAVKVQKDTAAALVSTASPTDEPVLIPLTAASPKALSGAARNLLKARKNGPLAEVSLSRLAASLADGPAMYSYRAVILCKTEQDLLSGLEALSAEDLPDMLPEHVHIGQVKHAPKLVFTYSGQGNQSWDMVRDLMAHAPIFRAAIEDFDAAYAAVSGWSVLAEMAKDKETSNIDKTWVTQPALVAVQYGLSALWRHWGVTPNIVLGHSVGEVAATIECGATSLEDAVRYLSKRSTILDHITSMGAMAAVGLPPEDVEAMLPDNGLIDIAGRNGPGATTISGQKAAVEDFVAHFEATYPDTFIRLLKIDGAWHSYQLEEAEDWLRHEVGEISWSQPKIDFLSTVTGKLETRLDLDYCWQNLRQSVRYMDAIEAAIEMGATTFLEIGPHTTLKPLTASTALACGAAIDVVSSMSHKFPDLDYFAASAAELFVHGVELDWRALYGPGDSSISLPSYAWDTDRYWADSEDSSYQLFTCADHPLLGLRTRGPADVWVQDINISSPSFLKDHRYVGEALFPAAGYVDVMLAAGQVLFPDKVLELENVGFHKALFLPPQGTVQLQTVFVSDRGRIEVSSRLRNSSEEWVLRASAVLRPVDVAPPGKLQKLHQEDAKLRTPDISAFYEGLENAAAVTYGPAFATIQNLVVDSDRGVGVIAAHESCRATLDKYVAHPALLDGCMQTLSGQLWVDSDVAAEHQLALLPTGIARVRCYGRLPADVTANISIGEGISFEQGRGKIDIAGADGTILLSVSGLRAKEMPQASAVQEDVQTPPDFIVEELDLVDLDLSLKETPGRWLVLGEQTAQTVGLIEALQKQGADVTRLGHDTLGEDITDALADLLMPAASKDDATLAIEGVVFAWPLSAPDLAEDCTPAEIYDAVRGPVQTLLEMGVALHDIRGLHALPRIIIATTNVRPTAESCLTPSSVAGASVMATMRTLSTELPELNFRHIDVSKGHSDMEARLASAILCPMEETEIALHGDAIYAARLKVRARDDLPQRQLTIGAEDAHNFKVTMPQPGVIDRLDLFECPRHPLGADEVRIKVRAVGLNFRDIMAVTALLPEDAEAEPAWQNLGLEFSGDIVEVGEKVTAFALGDRVMGMGRNCLQRFLAISAEGLIPMHDALDYDAAVTIPSAFATAHYALKEVGRLSEGDKVLIHVATGGVGLAALQIAQAAGAEVFATAGNDDKRALLRERGVAHVMNSRSLDYADEIMALTQGTGVDLILNSLPGSNIDKGLDILAPYGRFLEIGKRDVYADHAVGMKAMRRNQSFNIIDLAAMGTERPELLASQMHAVMSDIREGRLLPLPTTNFPLSKVRTAFRYMSQAQHVGKVVVTFDEETFVVREDRDKPITFRKNASYLITGGTRGFTLAMADWMSRQGAGRLLLASRSGRLAEEDKPLLEAMRARGTDVREQVLDTTDAIAVHDAVLTAAGDQDKPLAGILHGAAVIKDTLITMMTPEVLEAVLGPKVIGAWALHQAEQALDEPLDFLISFSSISQTFGAMGQSNYVAANGFLSALADYRSARGNQGGTIDWGAIADTGFVARDEQLASYLETSGMAGLYTAEAEVALGTLLRTGLGRICYGRGDWEKAGRTNIALSRAPRFASMISGRGRDDSDLAKRLSSLTGDALVAEIAGFVTATLSDLLKVSLSPDDLDMPMSEAGLDSLSSFELKMRLETELGVSIMASHFLKAPTVGELSKVLAHEFEAHQARLADNTEDGKDEGQGASAAIYQKRAFTDGQAGMIATTLARFSSASTRRAFEHRLVFDAPEGVESGDLQKAIYATFMQFPLMGLTCDIPRGSKPNFALGEAPQLTSGHLKPEELLDVARGELLRFGQIAKESGLQVQIAMHAALGDAQALEFLKDALWAELCAAPTAVIPGKFDASAHLSTLAYHADTPQGLRDRSFWSHVLRKVPGPVAFSNRGRALGPEAMGRDHGAAQVKDGHLKNTLSEADMLLAYAGALQKAKNGAQAVVIARDVSARPSGMAEGFGPFTATLPIIVPVNERNEWEAADFKRILSASNDHIAFDVFNAAEEFDGRLQASGARLNQIGFALQNQLPPSRDGATYNDVRLDVAANEKGTSYQFTFDSAVVTEVEQQAIIAAFEAQLEGMLVSPNRAPVDAVVAS
- a CDS encoding MMPL family transporter, whose protein sequence is MRVKHKAHEGRLSTRRIAHYIVTHDVMFFMLGAVILLIASLGLLRLSFSSDNRDFFGASNPDINAVLQLEDTYSKSDTLIFAVVGEEDICTPQGLTRLRAFTEEAWLLPDVLRVDSVANFNHSYADGDDIIIEPLLSEDTDLGPEDAQRVKDIALTSTELVHRLVAPDCNAFGIFIDLVPSENASIDRLDMAERARALKADWQARAPDLNIHVSGGVIGGVSINEAAQRDMRQLVPLSFAVVTLLMLLGLGTISGWLATTLVTLGGTLATLGFAGWMGIALIPATATSPLAVMVLITASCVHVVLGWARRMAQNQDRLRATYEAVEENLTAVSVTNITTAIGFLCLNFSESPPLAQMGTIVAFGIVVGWLLTGMFLPLILRRAPALCFKPVHIPGHQLEKLASFALHKRGLVSLFGLATVLALLGLSQIRFNDSALRYFDESFSFRTDNDAIEEHLTGMESVHFSFQAPEGHSVFSPEFLSRVDNFTNWVRTQDKVLFVGTVTDVLKRLNQTLDGGAQDSYQLAPTQQGNAQAMMLYELSLPVGQDMNQMMNIDRSKTRLTVVLRGADGQDIAQFAQRSEAWLRENEPQIATDAVGVGVAFSKLTQRNNQAMIYGMLTVLVLVSALMTLSLRNLRLGLISLVPNVVPAILAFGLWGWLIGDVNLGSTVVTTMTFGIVVDDTVHIMIHYNRHRRRGLDREAALRLTFRTVGTALMVTSVAISSGFFIMTQSGFLINQHLGGLTTIVIVLALFTDLILLPAVLERTKL